A window of Scophthalmus maximus strain ysfricsl-2021 chromosome 4, ASM2237912v1, whole genome shotgun sequence genomic DNA:
GGGCAGATTCAATTGAACTAGTCTTTCTGGCCGCCCATAGTAATCGACCCTTGCTGAAGGTCTATTCTGAGAGGCAAACCTAGACcttaagagaaagagagaaaggggaaattGCGTGAACGGCTTCACGAGTGTGTTCATTGTTTAAGAGCCTATCGATCGGCGAGCAGCTTTTGTTCAGGAGGCGTAACTAAATGGTTTtgaggagcagagaaaagcCACAGGCAGTTGGAAGAGCAGGTTTCAGCAGATGACTGTAACTTATAGCCTCCAGGCTCCTCCGGGGACTCTGGCTGTCTCTGTGATGAAAGGTGACTGTGGGGAGGAGGGTTTCATTTCACAATCATAATGTTTTACGGCTGACCGCCTAAATATAACGTCTGTGTAATCTGCAGTTAAAAATGatgatttttaaatgatgatgttACATGTGTGCTTTTCAGGTCTGGGCATCGTGGTCATTGCTCTCAGCTGTGTGGTCACCACCATCACTGGCCTTTCTATGTCTGCCATTTGTACAAATGGCGTAGTCAGAGGAGGTAAGTCAATGCATTGTCAACACATATGAGACAGCTTCCTATTCAGAAAAGAAGAGTGACAAAAATAACTGTAGTCATCCTCTGACTAACCTTTCTTGGAGGCATATACTGTAACTCATCACTGGCCGCAACATTTAgaacattttttgtaatttttataaCCTGAGAtaatacacacactcatcctgACATAAAATCTATTTCACTGAGAGAAAAGAATGACCAGGAGGGCGGTGAGTGTGGATAAAGACACAAGGCCCCGAACTGCACCTGAATGTCACTTCTTGAAGAAGCCTATTCTCAGTTTAACAGCCTACTTACTTTCCCAGACATCGAATCAATGAATCAGTAAAGTGGTGATTAATCATCCACCACCTTCTGTATGCGTTGTATCATTTTAGGAGGAGCCTACTATTTGATCTCTCGCAGTTTGGGACCTGAGTTTGGAGGGTCGATCGGCCTCATTTTCGCCTTTGCCAACGCGGTGGCTGTTGCCATGTACGTGGTGGGGTTTGCTGAGACCGTGGTGGACTTGCTCAAGGTGTGTGGTTTCCTAACGATCGTGGTGACAGTAGAAGGATTCTTTCCTATACAGATGACCATGCACTTATCCATGCCTCTCCCCTGCCTTCTGTCACATTCAGGAGAACGCCGCCATCATGGTGGATGAAATAAACGACATCAGAATCGTCGGCTGTATTACTGTGGTGCTGCTCTTGGCCATATCAGTTGCTGGAATGGAATGGGAGGCCAAGGTGAGAGAGGAACATTGCGCTGGTCGCTGCCAATGTCTTGGCCTGTTGGGGTGAAATGTGCCACCATTACTTTAATTAATGAAAGTATTTCTCCCCATATAGGCACAAATCGTCCTACTCATTATCTTGCTGGTGGCCATAGTCAACGTATTCGTGGGAACTTTCATTCCTGCAACCACTGAAAAGAAATCCAAAGGCTTCTTCAATTATAACTGTAAGACACCCTCTccaaatcatttaatttaaacatgTGAGGATTTGAGTCATTCACGGACCACTGCTCACCTAATTATCTCTCTACCTCTGAATTTTCTCTTCactcactttttcctttttttttttacagcgaaAATCTTCTTGGAGAATTTTACTCCGGCGTTTAGTGTCGGCGAGTCCTTTTTTTCggtgttttccatctttttcccTGCGGCAACAGGGATCTTGGCTGGAGCCAACATCTCCGGCGACTTGCGGGTAACTATGTCATAGAGGTCAATGTATAAGGGCCATGCATATAGGAACCACTACTGTAGCTGTTACAGTACATGAGATTTCTGAACCAAAGGctggagatgaaaaagaaaaagaaacaaaaacactgttgtacattggatcattttttttatttcccaggaTCCCCAAGCAGCCATACCTAAGGGAACCTTGCTGGCCATCCTGATCACTGGTGTCACCTACTTGGCtgtggctctgtgtgtctgtgagtacAATAATCAATGAAATTCAACTCCAATGAATAATTTTGGTATATATATTGTTCATATAAAAACACCACCTTGCTGGAGAGCTAATCTTCGGGCGGGATACAGTCAGACTGACACAGTTAGGGTGCCGAGAGATGTATTTACCGCATCCGTCTAACAACTGAGAGGTTGGTTGTTCGACATTTACATCTCATTGCTGCATTTGTTCTGCTCTGTCATTGGCCAGCTGGCACCGTTGTCCGTGATGCCACAGGAAACATAACTGACCTGGTTATGCCCGGTGAAGCTTGTAATGGTTCGGCAGTAGCAGCTTGTGAGCTGGGCTTTAATTTCTCTTCCTGCGCTGTTGAAACATGCTCATTTGGCTCAATGAACAACTTCCAGGTACGAAGCCTCCAAACACtaatctgcacacacaaaagttttttttcttttttatctatAATCCTCACCTCTCCTCGCCTCCGGCACAGGTCATGACCATGGTGTCCGGGTTCGGTCCCCTCGTCACTGCGGGAACTTTCTCAGCTACACTTTCTTCAGCCCTGGCTTCCCTCGTCAGTGCTCCCAAAGTCTTCCAGGTCAGTAACTCGGCATATTTTCCTAAATGCCACGCAACTAAAACAGGGAATATTTTCTAACCTCGACTCTGTCTCTCCTCAGGCTCTGTGTAAAGACAACATCTACACGGCACTGCACTTCTTTGCCAAGGGATATGGCAAGAACAACGAGCCAATCCGTGGCTATATCCTCACATTCATTATCTCTGTGGCCTTCATTCTCGTTGGTCAGTTCACTTGTCTGTCAAGGCCTTAACATCCGCACATCCTCCCAACCGCTAACATATTATACTGAAATACAAACTGAAATAACTTGTGCAAGAATCTAAGGTGACTTCCAGTTTGACTGTTCTCTCGTCCCCATAGGTAATCTCAATACGATTGCTCCGATCATTTCAAACTTCTTCCTGGCATCTTACGCCCTCATCAATTTCTCCTGCTTCCACGCGTCCTACGCCAAGTCCCCAGGTGGGTCACTTCAGACAAAGTAGCTTACGAAATGGGAAAAACTGCCTGTAGTCTGATGTCAACTGTGCTTGATTCCATCCACTGATACCTCACTTTTTTTCAGTAGTTATGTATCCGTGACTATCACAAAAGCACCTGATTTAAGACATTGTGACATGTTTCCCATCACTTTCTGTTTGCACGCAATTAATCCGGGGTTCCTTCTGTCATGCTCCTCCCAGGTTGGAGACCCGGATACAAATACTACAACATGTGGCTTTCCCTGATGGGCGCATTGCTCTGCTGTGTTGTTATGTTCGTCATCAACTGGTGGGCTGCTCTCCTCACGTACGCCATTGAAATCCTCCTCTACATTTACGTGACAGTCAAGAAGCCAggtgagctgtgtgtgtctatgtttgCATGCTTGCAAGTAATCGCAATGATGCCTGCACGGTAGGCCTAACCTGCCAGGACTCCTGTTTTCTCCCCAGATGTGAACTGGGGCTCGTCCACGCAGGCGGTGACATTTGTGAGTGCAGTCAGCAACgctctgtctctttctggtGTCGAGGATCATGTCAAGAACTTCAGGTAAAAGTCTGCATTGCACCAACGTGGGTGCAAGAGCACAGTATGTTTCAAAACAACACGGTACAACTCTTGTCCTTGACAGTATGACacatgaaaaactaaaacactgagTGACATTGTTACACCTTCCTGTTTCTCGTCCAGGCCTCAGATCTTGTCACTGACCGGTTCAGCCCGGGCCAGACCAGCTCTCTTAGACCTGGCTCACTCTTTGTCAAAGAACTATGGACTCTGTCTCACCTGTGAAGTGTttgtggtgagaaaaaaaaatcatcatttgCAAGTGAATGGATATTACCAAGGCCCTTCGTCCGAAtctatattaaaatattaaccTTCTATTCAAAGTGAGATTTGCAAAGCAAGCCAATTTAAATTGTGTAGCCTTCACGTACAGTGGATAAGCAAGTGAATATCAAGCAGGGTTGAGGGAAATGCCAACTGTCTAGATGCCTGAGACTAAAGTTTCAGTCTCAGTCGTGTGTTCTGATTATGAAAaaggagtattttttttctctctcaaccAAATTCCCACTTAGACACTTAAAATGCTCATTAACCGATGTATGTTGGGATCTCCCCAGGGTCCAAGATCTGAGGCTCTCCCGGAGATGAACGGTGGCATGGAGAAGAACCAGCTCTGGCTTAGGAAGACTAAACGCAAGGCATTTTACGCCGCCGTGGCCTGTGAGGACTTCAGGGAAGGTGCTGAGACTCTTCTGCAGGTCAGTGTGAACAGGACTTTTCCGAAACATTTCTtcaaaagggaagaagaaaaaaaggagaaaaaaatgacagacaaaTCCATTTGATTAATGTGTAACCTGCTGGTTTGGAGCAGAGGGATTCTTTAGCCTCGCAGAAACTGGTTGTATTGACCCATTTCTTCCTCACAACACAGAGTATCTATTGCTGTGTTATGACACCGACACCAACTGTCATAAGGATCTGGCCAGGATATTAGtgcgagagggagaagaggacagagagagttAATGAGGAGCAGGATAACAGTCTTATGGCTGTGGCTATGACACTCTTGAGATAAGGCCTTGGTTCATTGTGAGGATTGCTTACTTCAAACAGGACGGCAAATTAAAAGCTATAATTGATTAACGCTGCACTGGATGAGTCCCTGCAGACAAAATGAGATCTGCTGAGTGATGTGGTCATAATTTCTGGCAGTAAAACTGTTACACGGCCCTCTTGTCTAGGACATTtggaaactttttcttttctctctcggtTCTCCTCCAATTAATGAGGAAGCCAGGTTTTACAGGACAGTGCCGGTGTTGCTTCAGTTTACAGCTCCTTCTGGTTATGGTTTTTATCGCTGTACTTTGAGAGtcgtgtttctttttctcacaggcCTCTGGTCTTGGCCGCATGAAGCCCAACACATTGATGATGGGCTTCAAGAGGAACTGGAGGACTGCAGGTGCAGAGTCAGTGCAGACTTATGTGGGAATACTGCAGTAAgtcacaaataaacacacacacacacacaaaaaaaatgacactcagtgattaaagtgtgtgttgaGCCGGtgtcctcactcttcctcctgacaGTGACGCCTTTGACTTTGAGTACGGGACACTGGTGCTGAGGATGAACCAGGGACTTGATGTTTCTCACATTGTCGAAGCTGAAGGTCAGTATGACCTTGGGTGCTTTAATCTGCAGGGACTTCTGCATCAGTATCACAGCAGTTATGTTTGCACTCTAAAAGCAAGCTGCACAAAGGCAGATGGATGAGACACGGTGGCAGGAAATAAATGGCCTTAAAACAACAGCATGTTATATATAAAGCAACATAGcaggaaaatataaaaggaGGATGTGTAATCAAtcattgtgtatattttttttttaagaaatgccATTCGTTAATTCCCTAACCCTGTTGTCAGATGCCACAATGCTGCTGCGATGTGCAAATCCTCACAACAACCTAATGTAACTGATGAGAATAAAATTACGCCAATAAATCTGGGCACTTTGTTCAGTAGATCACAAATTTTTCTATAACGGTTTGACTGTTAACACAGAAGCTGCTTTCAATAGCAAAGAGAATCCTTGCTTCATACTGATTGTCAATGGGATCATTTTCTGCCTTTCAGAGGATATGCTAAAGGCAGCAAAGGAGCAAGAGGAACTGGAAACCGAAATGATGCCAAATGGAGGGAAATCAAAGGGACTCTTTAGGAAGTCCAGGAAGTCCTCTCAGCAAGTGCTCACAACCAGAGGTATCCAAGCAGTCATTATTTCTGTCCAGTAAAAATCTCAGCTGATATTTCAGAAAGGCTTCAGTCTGAAGGTGTTTAAAGATGTGGAATAATCTACTTCACTCTCCCCCGCACACTgagtcaaagaaaaaatgaacactCATTTAACAAATGAGAACAATGacacacaactttttttgtaaacGTCTCCACACTCCCGTTGGGATACGATCGAATCAAGTGTCCCCCACTAAAGATATCTCCGAGGGTGTAATCCAATAATATGGTCCGTGTTCGTTCCACTCGAAGAGCATCTCTTACGAGCAGCCCCTTTAACCCAGACAGCAGACGGTGCTTGCGACCTCTTACtcaatctgtctctgtctctacatcacacacacacacacacacacacacacacacacacacacacacacacacacacacacacacacacacacacacacacacacacacacacacacacacacacacacacacacacacacacacacacacacacacacacaccactgagctGCATCTTGGCAAGACAGCGATGGTCATTAGTAAACAATCTGCATCCCGCTCACTTGAACATTAGAGCTGAGAGATGGCTGCTCCTGCTGATGTAGAGTAAGCTCTTAATGTTTGGTTTTGCGATAGGTTCCCCAATCCAAGCTAAGTCTCCACGCTCTGTCAATAAATCACAGAGCCTCTCCCTTATCCCCCTTTCGTTTCTCCCATCTTTTTCTCCCTTAGTGTCAGTGTGTGGCCCTCCACCCCCGCAGGTTGCCAAGATGAATGAGAAGCTGTTGGAGGCCAGCGCTCAATTCACGAAGAAACAGCCTAAAGGCACGATTGATGTGTGGTGGCTGTTTGACGATGGAGGTAGGTGCTGGTCCCACTGGGCAGACTTCTCTTTTGTACAGACAGTCTGTCTTTACTGCAGACAGTCTGCACATTTTACTCAGTCATAATCTGACTGAGTAAAATAAACTACGTCTGAACAATtagatgaaacagaaaaaaaaatggtaaactAAGTAAGCACTGAACCATCAACACTTATTAGTTATTCTCCTGTGAATAATGttgtaaatataataatcaCCAGTATGTCCTGGTCCAAGCCTCATCTGTCCAGCACATTCACGACCAAACACGTAAACTGATAGGTGTAAAAACCATTTCCACCTTGGCATACGTGAAATACATAGATGCATACTCTGGATAATAATtgagaaaatacatttccccTCTTTCAGGTCTCACCCTGCTGCTCCCCTACATCCTCACCACCAGGAAGAAGTGGAAAGACTGTAAATTAAGGATCTTCATCGCAGGGCAGCCTGAGCGCAGTGAGCTGGATAAACAGGAGTgagcaaaaatgtttcaatatcAATTATAGCGTAATAAGTGCAAGTTAGATTTGGGCAAATTAATTTGCAAAACCCCAATATGACAATTCAATCTGTTTTCAGGACATGTTATTCAGCATTAATTGAAAGTTATTGCCAATATTTAAGGGAAAGTTCAGTGTGGGTTAATCTGTCTTGCAGGATGAAGTCTCTGTTGCAGAAATTCAGGATTAACTGCAATGACATCAAAGTTATTGACGACATCCACGTCAAACCCAGAGATGACAGGTAACTGCAATCTATTTTCAGCTATAATGTTGACAGATACATAGAACAAtagcaaaaaaatgtatcacctCATAATATCAATATAATATGTGATTTTCCAAAGCAAGCTTGTGTTCTTATCTTTAAGCCGTTTTgcctttttaataaatatttatgtacttgcatgattcttgcacttttttggGGTAATATCTTCACTTCTTAACCTTACTTagttgtaagtcgctttggaatAAAGCGTCAGccaaatgaatgtgatgtaatgtgacgTTTTCTACTTTCCCCCAGCTTGAAGGAGTTAGAGGAGATGATCGAGCCTTTCCGTCTGCGTGAGGGGTCTAAAGACAAAGCTCAGGCTGAAGCCATGCAGAGAGAGCAGCCCTGGAAGATCACCGACGAAGAACTGAACAGCTTTGAGGAGAAGGTAAAAGCACCGACACCATGTTGACACTTCAGATAACGCATCGGTTTGGTTTGGAGGAGGTGTGTTGAACAGAAAAATTGGGTCGTTCATTGCTGGAAAAAACGAAAACCTCTGCTTCTTTTCAGACCAACCTCCAGGTACGACTGAATGAGGTGCTTCAGGAAAACTCCAAATCAGCCAATCTGATCATTGTGTAAGTACaagatagacggatagatagataggtactttattcATCCAAGCAACTGCTGGCTGGATAAGTGCCAAGCCTAATCAGGAAGAGCCAAAGTCTAACCCGTGTCCTTACCCCCCTGCAGGAGCATGCCCATCGCTCGTAAGGAATCAGTCTCTGACTTCCTCTACATGGCCTGGCTGGACATTCTCACGAAGGACCTTCCGCCAACACTGCTCATCAGAGGGAACCACAAGAGCGTGCTCACTTTCTACTCCTGAGCACCTCGGGGACTAAATGGCAGCGTACTAGGTAGCTggcgagagaaaaagaaaaagaaatggcgGTACCATAATGATGAACCATGTTCATGGAGCGTACAAGAACCTGGATCATGTTATTCAGTCGtccacaacaacagcagagtATAACACAATCCAGCATTTTTAAGTTAATTCCTGGTCAGGGCCTCAGCGCTCCAATTCTCATTTGAGCAAAAGAGCAATAGAACAATGAAGTGTTTGACCTTGCAAACACATTAAGTGCTAAGCCACGAATAGAAGATAGAAGAACAGAAAAGTGTTGAGCAGGTTTGCTCGACAATGATGTCATTGAAACTCATATTCAGTCACAGCTTGGGCCTTATTTTTTAACTATTAACCCGATTTATAGCTTGGTCTGGTGTGAGCTCAGGAAGGCTTGGGGCAAGTTGTGCAACAAGCTAAACGTTTTAGCAATATACTTAATGTGTACGACTAAATGTGAATTTAGGAGCACAGGcaacaagtacacacacacacacacacacacacccacacacacggtCTGATCCTTCCAATGAACAAAAACAGGGACAGGGGTGAAGATACCAGGTTACCTCCAGTGGTTACGCTGAGGGGATGTGTTGCCTGCTGctgtaactgtaaaataaatgtatatagtAGATGTCTGAATTCACTAGTGGATATTTTGGCGCATAAAAAAACCCTTttataaatgattcattttggTTTCATTGCTTTCTGTTCTTTTAAACTGTGG
This region includes:
- the slc12a1 gene encoding solute carrier family 12 member 1; translated protein: MERFKSNGGEHVNPAYDSNLDEPPVYQEANFSNGEQRTVRPSVVSAFGHDTLDRLPNIDFYRNAGSVSGHRAVRPSLQELHDVFQKNGAISVPDTVEDDGEGSDGTPSDDLESAVPTKSNKGPVKFGWIRGVLVRCMLNIWGVMLFIRLSWVFGQAGWGLGIVVIALSCVVTTITGLSMSAICTNGVVRGGGAYYLISRSLGPEFGGSIGLIFAFANAVAVAMYVVGFAETVVDLLKENAAIMVDEINDIRIVGCITVVLLLAISVAGMEWEAKAQIVLLIILLVAIVNVFVGTFIPATTEKKSKGFFNYNSKIFLENFTPAFSVGESFFSVFSIFFPAATGILAGANISGDLRDPQAAIPKGTLLAILITGVTYLAVALCVSGTVVRDATGNITDLVMPGEACNGSAVAACELGFNFSSCAVETCSFGSMNNFQVMTMVSGFGPLVTAGTFSATLSSALASLVSAPKVFQALCKDNIYTALHFFAKGYGKNNEPIRGYILTFIISVAFILVGNLNTIAPIISNFFLASYALINFSCFHASYAKSPGWRPGYKYYNMWLSLMGALLCCVVMFVINWWAALLTYAIEILLYIYVTVKKPDVNWGSSTQAVTFVSAVSNALSLSGVEDHVKNFRPQILSLTGSARARPALLDLAHSLSKNYGLCLTCEVFVGPRSEALPEMNGGMEKNQLWLRKTKRKAFYAAVACEDFREGAETLLQASGLGRMKPNTLMMGFKRNWRTAGAESVQTYVGILHDAFDFEYGTLVLRMNQGLDVSHIVEAEEDMLKAAKEQEELETEMMPNGGKSKGLFRKSRKSSQQVLTTRVSVCGPPPPQVAKMNEKLLEASAQFTKKQPKGTIDVWWLFDDGGLTLLLPYILTTRKKWKDCKLRIFIAGQPERSELDKQEMKSLLQKFRINCNDIKVIDDIHVKPRDDSLKELEEMIEPFRLREGSKDKAQAEAMQREQPWKITDEELNSFEEKTNLQVRLNEVLQENSKSANLIIVSMPIARKESVSDFLYMAWLDILTKDLPPTLLIRGNHKSVLTFYS